One Methanomassiliicoccales archaeon genomic region harbors:
- a CDS encoding polyphosphate kinase 2 family protein, protein MQFGAGAEKIIERVRVKPGSKVSLKDYPSEWDGPEQFSVNGMELTKANSEKLLEMTRKELTKMQDMLWADNSHSALIILQGMDAAGKDGLIKHVMSGLNPQGCRVTPFRAPTHEELDHDFLWRCMKALPGRGEIGIFNRSYYEEVLIVKVNPSYLVPQRLPYEKFDRTFWEERYQSINDMERHLVRNGTLIIKFFLNISKKEQRIRLLERMGTPEKRWKFNPNDILEREKWNEYMEAYRQMLEATSTKYAPWYVLPADQKWLTRVLGALIITTQIASLDLKYPELPKEQLLAMEEMKRLLQKEKG, encoded by the coding sequence ATGCAGTTCGGAGCGGGCGCAGAGAAGATCATTGAGAGGGTCAGAGTAAAGCCGGGCAGCAAGGTAAGCCTGAAGGACTATCCTTCCGAGTGGGATGGGCCAGAGCAATTCTCAGTGAACGGGATGGAGCTGACGAAGGCCAATTCTGAAAAGCTGCTGGAGATGACCAGGAAGGAACTGACCAAGATGCAGGATATGCTTTGGGCCGATAACAGCCATTCCGCGCTAATCATCCTCCAGGGCATGGACGCTGCAGGCAAGGACGGCCTTATCAAGCACGTCATGTCAGGTTTGAATCCTCAGGGCTGCCGCGTGACACCGTTTCGAGCGCCTACGCATGAAGAGCTTGATCATGATTTTTTGTGGCGCTGCATGAAGGCGTTACCAGGTAGAGGTGAGATCGGGATCTTCAACCGCTCATATTACGAGGAGGTCTTGATAGTGAAGGTGAACCCCAGCTATCTGGTGCCGCAGAGGCTTCCCTACGAGAAGTTCGATAGGACATTCTGGGAGGAGAGGTATCAAAGCATCAACGATATGGAACGGCATCTGGTAAGGAACGGGACCTTGATTATCAAGTTCTTCCTCAACATTTCCAAGAAGGAGCAGAGGATAAGGCTTCTGGAGAGGATGGGGACGCCAGAGAAGAGATGGAAATTCAATCCCAACGACATACTGGAAAGGGAGAAATGGAATGAATATATGGAGGCGTATCGCCAGATGCTCGAGGCCACCAGCACCAAATACGCCCCCTGGTACGTCCTGCCAGCGGACCAGAAATGGCTGACCAGGGTGCTGGGCGCACTCATAATCACCACTCAGATCGCCAGCTTAGACCTCAAATATCCCGAATTGCCCAAGGAGCAGCTTCTTGCGATGGAGGAGATGAAGAGACTACTCCAGAAGGAGAAGGGTTGA
- a CDS encoding site-specific DNA-methyltransferase translates to MIWGMYMKPYFSIPGFELYLQDCLVALDELEPESVDMIFADPPYNLSNGGFTCHSGKRAPVNKGEWDISRGIENDFEFHKQWISKCKRLLKENATIWISGTYHSIYACGFALQLCGYQILNDICWFKPNAAPNISTRYFTASHETLIWAKKSADSKHYFNYELMKNGVWKKDPLKKPGKQMRSVWSIPTPSPSEKKLGKHPTQKPIELLMRIILSSTKEGDTILDPFTGSSTTGLVAYATNRKFIGIDNNKEYLDLSIKRLNALQDDMSKVKKFITCKLGNFE, encoded by the coding sequence ATGATTTGGGGTATGTATATGAAACCATATTTTTCAATTCCGGGATTCGAACTTTATCTTCAAGATTGTCTTGTTGCTCTAGACGAACTTGAGCCAGAATCGGTAGATATGATTTTTGCAGATCCACCATATAACCTTTCCAATGGTGGTTTCACTTGTCATTCTGGAAAACGTGCTCCCGTCAACAAAGGAGAATGGGATATTAGTAGAGGTATTGAGAATGATTTTGAATTTCATAAACAATGGATATCAAAGTGTAAACGTTTACTGAAAGAAAATGCCACTATTTGGATCAGTGGAACATATCACTCAATTTATGCCTGCGGGTTCGCTCTTCAATTATGTGGTTACCAAATATTGAATGATATATGCTGGTTCAAACCAAACGCGGCTCCAAATATCAGTACAAGATATTTTACGGCGAGCCACGAGACATTGATTTGGGCCAAAAAAAGTGCCGATTCCAAACATTATTTCAATTATGAATTAATGAAAAATGGCGTGTGGAAAAAAGACCCCCTAAAGAAACCTGGCAAGCAAATGAGATCAGTATGGAGTATACCAACTCCATCGCCAAGTGAAAAAAAATTGGGAAAACACCCCACCCAAAAACCAATTGAATTATTAATGAGGATAATTTTGTCTAGTACAAAGGAAGGAGATACGATCCTTGATCCATTTACTGGAAGTTCAACAACTGGTCTTGTTGCTTATGCGACTAATAGAAAATTCATAGGAATTGATAATAATAAAGAATATTTAGATTTATCAATTAAAAGACTTAACGCACTTCAGGATGACATGAGTAAAGTAAAAAAATTTATCACGTGCAAGTTAGGAAATTTTGAGTGA
- a CDS encoding NAD+ synthase translates to MPPLRELTIETILEFISTSVKESGARGVVVGVSGGIDSAAVSTLCVRALGPEKVMNIFMPTESTPEEDFEDVKALCKGLGTKLEVVDISPILSQISSILPNATDRCLLGNAKARVRMMVLYHYARLNRCVVMGTSNKSELLIGYFTKFGDGGADFCPIGDLYKSEVRELAKVLGVPERIRNKIPSAGLWKGQTDEGEIGISYDELDQILIGFELSLSNEEISKRTGIPMHKVERIWSMHRDSVHKRKMPLIPKLGLRTVGLDWRE, encoded by the coding sequence ATGCCCCCTTTGCGCGAGCTTACTATAGAGACGATCTTGGAATTCATATCCACCTCAGTAAAGGAGAGCGGGGCGAGAGGGGTTGTTGTCGGGGTCAGCGGAGGCATCGATTCGGCAGCGGTGTCGACTTTGTGCGTCAGAGCGCTTGGGCCGGAGAAGGTGATGAACATCTTCATGCCTACCGAGAGCACGCCGGAAGAGGATTTTGAGGACGTGAAGGCGTTGTGCAAAGGGCTCGGCACAAAGCTGGAAGTGGTGGATATCTCACCCATCTTGAGCCAGATCTCAAGCATTCTTCCAAATGCGACCGACCGATGCCTTCTTGGCAACGCCAAAGCCAGGGTAAGGATGATGGTGCTCTATCACTATGCGAGGCTGAATCGATGCGTGGTCATGGGCACGAGCAATAAGTCCGAACTGCTCATAGGGTACTTCACCAAGTTCGGGGACGGGGGTGCCGATTTCTGCCCTATAGGGGACTTATATAAATCCGAAGTAAGGGAGCTGGCCAAGGTCCTGGGGGTACCGGAGCGCATCAGGAACAAGATCCCTAGCGCAGGTTTATGGAAAGGGCAGACAGATGAGGGCGAGATCGGAATCAGCTATGATGAGCTCGACCAGATACTGATAGGATTCGAGCTGAGTCTGTCCAACGAGGAGATATCGAAGCGCACGGGGATCCCGATGCATAAGGTGGAGAGGATATGGTCCATGCATAGGGATTCGGTGCATAAGAGAAAGATGCCGCTCATACCTAAGCTAGGACTGAGGACGGTTGGACTTGATTGGAGGGAGTGA
- a CDS encoding carbon-nitrogen hydrolase family protein — translation MMRIAVAQTPNRLGDKEENLRRMQTCVAKKEADIYVFGEMFLTGYMCRDLIPKLAEDVDGRSIKRVQALAQEHECYVVFGMPLWSKEVPGLLHNCCVCIGPEGEVQTYEKLNLANFGPFEERFYFTPGQQPVMFDILGSRFGVCICYDIFFPELIKSYALQGAKGLICISASPITSREQFERVLPARAAENTMYVLYSNLVGTQLNMVFFGGGQAYSPKGERLVKNDYLKEDIRVVEFDPKEIAIARHMRPTIRDTLGGGI, via the coding sequence ATGATGAGGATCGCCGTCGCTCAGACACCTAATCGGTTGGGGGATAAGGAAGAAAACTTGCGAAGAATGCAGACGTGCGTAGCCAAAAAGGAGGCGGACATCTACGTGTTCGGCGAGATGTTCCTTACGGGCTACATGTGCCGTGACCTGATACCCAAACTAGCAGAGGACGTTGATGGACGATCGATAAAGCGCGTGCAGGCTTTGGCTCAGGAGCACGAGTGCTACGTTGTCTTCGGCATGCCCTTGTGGTCTAAGGAGGTGCCAGGGCTGTTGCATAACTGCTGCGTTTGCATCGGCCCCGAAGGGGAGGTGCAGACATATGAAAAGCTGAATCTGGCCAATTTCGGTCCTTTCGAGGAGCGCTTCTACTTCACCCCCGGCCAGCAGCCAGTCATGTTCGATATCCTTGGCTCGCGCTTTGGAGTGTGCATCTGCTATGACATCTTCTTCCCTGAGCTCATAAAGAGCTATGCCTTGCAAGGGGCCAAGGGTCTGATATGCATCTCCGCCTCGCCCATCACATCCCGCGAGCAGTTCGAGAGGGTGCTTCCTGCTAGGGCCGCGGAGAATACCATGTATGTGCTCTATTCCAATCTGGTGGGGACGCAGCTAAATATGGTCTTCTTCGGAGGAGGACAGGCCTACAGCCCCAAGGGGGAAAGGCTGGTCAAGAACGATTATCTTAAGGAGGACATCAGGGTCGTGGAATTCGATCCCAAGGAGATCGCCATCGCAAGGCACATGAGGCCCACCATCAGGGACACTCTAGGCGGAGGGATCTAG
- a CDS encoding homoserine dehydrogenase produces the protein RVVGVFDSTSYVISKKGLDPRELAERKASSGKVGVDLQGRAPADVLAEIGYDVMIEVTPTNIIDAEPGFTNMITALKEGKDVVTANKGPLALRFRELSRAAERSGARLRFEASVGGATPLINLSRELLMGERILSIRGIVNGTCNFILNRMKEEGLPFDQALREAQEMGYAERDPSYDIDGIDSAAKAAILANAIFKRDVSFNDVRRHGIRGISLEAVELAAEERRVIRLIAEVSETRLEVSPRLVPLGHPLSIGGTLNIFQIMTDLAGEITVAGRGAGKMETASAILSDLVALMKENCVSRRKRQKNRV, from the coding sequence CGTGTGGTAGGAGTGTTCGACTCCACCTCCTACGTCATTTCCAAGAAAGGCCTTGACCCTAGGGAGCTCGCAGAGCGCAAGGCCAGTTCGGGCAAGGTGGGTGTCGATCTGCAGGGAAGAGCGCCAGCAGATGTCCTGGCGGAGATAGGATATGATGTGATGATCGAGGTCACCCCGACCAACATCATAGATGCCGAGCCTGGCTTCACCAACATGATTACGGCCTTGAAAGAAGGCAAGGACGTCGTCACCGCCAACAAAGGACCTCTGGCCCTCAGATTCCGCGAGCTGTCCAGGGCAGCGGAGAGAAGTGGTGCCAGGCTGCGCTTCGAGGCTTCCGTAGGAGGCGCCACCCCCCTCATCAATCTATCTCGAGAGCTGCTGATGGGGGAGCGCATCCTCTCGATAAGGGGCATAGTCAACGGCACTTGCAACTTCATACTCAATCGCATGAAAGAAGAGGGACTTCCCTTCGATCAGGCCTTGCGCGAGGCGCAGGAGATGGGGTATGCGGAGCGCGACCCCTCATATGACATAGATGGCATAGATTCGGCCGCCAAGGCTGCCATCCTTGCCAACGCCATCTTCAAGAGGGACGTCAGCTTCAACGATGTGAGGCGCCACGGCATACGAGGCATCTCCTTGGAGGCGGTGGAGTTGGCGGCGGAGGAACGCAGGGTCATACGCCTCATCGCCGAGGTGTCGGAGACGAGACTTGAGGTTTCCCCTCGCCTGGTCCCATTGGGACATCCTCTGTCCATAGGCGGCACGTTGAACATCTTCCAGATCATGACCGACCTGGCCGGCGAGATAACCGTGGCCGGTAGGGGCGCAGGCAAGATGGAAACCGCCTCCGCCATCCTGAGCGATCTAGTGGCATTGATGAAGGAGAATTGCGTGTCGAGGAGAAAAAGGCAAAAGAACAGGGTTTAA
- the cimA gene encoding citramalate synthase: MVERVNLYDTTLRDGAQTEGVSFSPEDKLDILAKLDAFGIDFVEGGFPASNPKDKAFFKAAAKLELRHAKLVSFGSTRKAGAKAAADASMKALIDAGTEYVCIFGKSWDLHAEKALGVSLEENLEIIEDSVSFLAGKGRKVIFDAEHFFDGFKANAEYALEALHTAEEAGAEYLVLCDTNGGSLPSEVAKAVRKVRRSSKVEIGVHAHNDSELAVANSLAAVEAGASMVQGTINGLGERCGNANLCSIIPALMLKMGKRTGVKDLSGLTSTANFVGEIVNILPDQRMPYVGKSAFAHKGGVHVSAVLKDPRTYEHISPELVGNMRRILVSELAGTSNILAKAKELGIEEEKDKGKLILEKLKQLESKGYQFEAAEASFELLVRRLRGESFTPFKLEGFRIFVDVSGDIMRSEASVKVVDPNGLVEHTASDGNGPVNALDRALRKALERFYPEIKQIRLIDYKVRVIDAKQATAASVRVLIRSTDGEMTWTTVGVSENIIEASLMALIDSMEYKLLKTLNGKR; the protein is encoded by the coding sequence TTGGTCGAACGGGTTAATCTTTATGACACGACTTTGAGGGATGGGGCGCAGACCGAAGGCGTCTCCTTCTCCCCCGAGGACAAGCTGGATATCTTGGCTAAGCTAGATGCCTTCGGCATAGACTTCGTCGAAGGCGGCTTTCCCGCTTCCAATCCGAAGGACAAGGCCTTCTTCAAGGCCGCCGCGAAATTGGAGCTGAGGCATGCCAAGCTGGTGTCTTTCGGAAGCACGAGGAAGGCTGGTGCCAAGGCTGCAGCGGATGCCAGCATGAAGGCACTCATCGATGCGGGAACGGAGTACGTGTGCATCTTCGGCAAGAGCTGGGATTTGCATGCAGAAAAGGCGCTGGGCGTTTCCTTGGAAGAGAACCTAGAGATAATAGAGGATTCTGTCTCATTCCTGGCAGGGAAGGGGAGGAAAGTCATCTTCGACGCCGAGCATTTCTTTGACGGCTTCAAGGCAAATGCTGAGTATGCTCTGGAAGCGCTTCACACCGCCGAGGAAGCCGGGGCTGAATACCTGGTCCTCTGCGACACCAACGGAGGCAGTCTGCCCTCTGAGGTGGCCAAAGCTGTGAGGAAGGTGCGCCGGTCGAGCAAGGTGGAGATCGGGGTGCACGCTCACAACGACTCGGAGCTGGCCGTGGCCAATTCCTTGGCGGCCGTGGAAGCAGGAGCCAGCATGGTGCAGGGAACCATAAATGGCCTAGGGGAAAGGTGCGGCAACGCCAATCTGTGCTCCATAATACCGGCATTGATGTTGAAGATGGGCAAGCGGACGGGGGTAAAGGATCTGAGCGGCCTCACCTCCACGGCGAATTTCGTGGGTGAGATCGTGAACATCCTGCCGGATCAACGCATGCCCTACGTTGGGAAGAGCGCCTTCGCGCATAAGGGAGGCGTCCATGTCAGCGCCGTGCTCAAGGATCCTCGCACGTACGAGCACATCTCCCCTGAGCTGGTGGGCAATATGAGGCGCATCCTGGTCTCTGAGCTGGCCGGCACCTCGAACATATTAGCCAAGGCCAAGGAGCTGGGCATCGAGGAGGAGAAGGACAAGGGGAAGCTCATCCTGGAGAAGCTCAAGCAATTGGAGTCTAAAGGCTATCAATTCGAAGCGGCGGAGGCTTCCTTCGAGCTGTTGGTGCGGCGGCTGCGCGGGGAGAGCTTCACTCCTTTCAAATTAGAGGGATTCCGCATCTTCGTGGACGTCTCGGGGGACATCATGAGGTCAGAAGCTAGCGTGAAAGTGGTGGACCCTAACGGCTTAGTGGAGCACACCGCCTCCGACGGCAACGGCCCCGTTAATGCCTTGGACAGGGCACTGCGCAAGGCTCTGGAGCGATTCTATCCCGAGATCAAGCAGATCCGCCTCATCGACTATAAGGTGAGAGTTATAGACGCCAAGCAGGCGACGGCCGCCAGCGTACGTGTCCTCATCCGCTCCACCGACGGGGAGATGACTTGGACCACGGTGGGCGTGTCAGAGAACATCATCGAAGCCAGCCTGATGGCATTGATCGATTCCATGGAATACAAGCTGCTCAAGACCTTGAACGGCAAGAGATGA
- the ygiD gene encoding 4,5-DOPA dioxygenase extradiol, protein MEKMMPVVFVGHGSPLNAIENNEYSRTWARLGKLLPRPKAILCISAHWTTKGSRVTSLERPHTIHDFFDFPGQLFDKRYPAPGSKELCDKVRKLLAPVKVLEDREWGLDHGTWSVLTWMYPEAEIPVVQLSLDLDAEAKEHYRRGGKLSPLRKEGVLLMGSGNLVHNPFEAVSKEGFAYPWALQFDREVEKRILSRDHKSLIDYWSLGQAARMSIPTNEHFLPALYVLGASEKGEHITFFNAKVTLGSVSMRGFVIGLEKLR, encoded by the coding sequence ATGGAAAAGATGATGCCTGTCGTCTTCGTAGGCCACGGAAGCCCTCTGAACGCTATCGAAAACAATGAATACTCTCGTACATGGGCTAGGCTAGGCAAGTTGTTGCCAAGGCCCAAGGCGATCCTGTGCATTTCCGCTCATTGGACCACCAAGGGCTCGAGGGTCACTTCCCTCGAACGCCCACACACCATCCATGACTTCTTCGACTTCCCTGGACAGCTCTTTGATAAGAGATATCCTGCTCCTGGCTCCAAGGAATTATGTGATAAGGTGAGGAAGCTGCTTGCCCCAGTGAAAGTGCTTGAGGATAGGGAGTGGGGACTGGATCACGGCACATGGTCGGTGCTAACCTGGATGTACCCAGAGGCTGAGATTCCTGTCGTGCAATTGAGCTTGGACCTCGATGCTGAGGCTAAGGAGCATTACCGAAGGGGAGGTAAACTATCACCCCTTAGGAAAGAAGGTGTTTTGCTCATGGGCAGCGGGAACTTAGTGCACAACCCTTTTGAGGCCGTTTCCAAAGAAGGATTCGCGTACCCCTGGGCATTGCAATTCGATCGAGAGGTGGAGAAGCGAATCCTGTCGCGAGACCACAAGTCCCTTATTGATTACTGGTCTCTGGGCCAAGCTGCGCGCATGTCCATACCTACCAATGAGCACTTTTTGCCTGCCCTCTACGTTCTAGGAGCCTCTGAGAAGGGAGAGCATATCACTTTTTTCAACGCCAAGGTGACGCTGGGTTCAGTCAGTATGCGAGGCTTTGTTATAGGACTAGAGAAATTGAGATAG
- a CDS encoding nitroreductase family protein codes for MEVREAILTRRAKRAIGPKEIDMEKVSMLVEAIRLSASCNNNQPWRIIVCRSPESLAKAKKALSKGNSWATRAPLIMVVAAKQEDDCHDLSDGRNYFLFSTGLAVGQMLLQATEFGLIAHPIAGYDPLILKNELGIPAEYTVITMVIIGFLDGDTSLLSDKQKAIEMVRPERKPVGENFFDGAWGAPLTI; via the coding sequence ATGGAAGTTCGAGAAGCGATCCTAACGAGAAGAGCGAAGCGAGCGATAGGGCCTAAGGAGATAGACATGGAGAAGGTCTCGATGTTGGTAGAAGCCATACGCCTCTCTGCCTCATGCAACAATAATCAGCCATGGCGGATTATCGTATGCCGCTCACCAGAATCCCTGGCCAAGGCCAAAAAGGCTCTCTCCAAAGGGAACTCCTGGGCCACCAGGGCCCCTCTTATAATGGTGGTCGCCGCCAAGCAGGAGGATGATTGTCATGACCTATCGGATGGTCGCAACTATTTCCTGTTCAGCACAGGATTGGCGGTAGGGCAGATGCTGCTTCAGGCCACCGAGTTCGGTCTGATAGCTCATCCTATCGCCGGCTATGACCCGTTGATACTGAAGAACGAGTTGGGGATACCTGCGGAATACACGGTGATCACCATGGTCATAATCGGCTTCCTTGACGGGGACACCTCATTGCTGTCAGATAAACAGAAGGCGATAGAGATGGTGAGGCCTGAGCGCAAGCCAGTGGGGGAGAACTTCTTCGACGGGGCTTGGGGAGCGCCTCTTACAATATGA
- a CDS encoding amidohydrolase family protein: MLIDGHTHVWRRKMLPSSLLRAYLEPLLALDGIAFDMKMDREQDWPMSQVDTEWLLRSMKDAGVDRSVVLPLDFGMVEEPEIGVEGYNDWVFECCRSEKELIPFIGVDPARGKQAAALVRKYVKHCDAKGVKVYPPTGYFPFEERISYFWDLVEENELIVVTHAGASWGPLDESYSHPQHFASVLDKHPDMILVIAHLGGKFREETYELAKRYPNVYADISALQGWLPSQPEVCISRLQEAVARMPGRIIFGSDWPLFDMAYPYSFWVRFLKEEPWADESTKSQVLGGTLARLLHL; the protein is encoded by the coding sequence ATGCTGATAGATGGCCACACGCATGTGTGGAGACGCAAGATGCTGCCCAGCTCATTACTCAGGGCCTATCTGGAGCCCTTGCTAGCCCTGGATGGGATAGCCTTCGACATGAAGATGGATAGGGAACAGGACTGGCCTATGTCCCAGGTGGATACTGAGTGGTTACTGAGATCGATGAAAGATGCCGGCGTGGACAGGTCTGTGGTGCTGCCGCTGGACTTTGGCATGGTAGAGGAGCCTGAGATAGGAGTGGAAGGGTATAATGACTGGGTTTTCGAATGCTGCAGAAGTGAGAAGGAGCTGATACCCTTCATCGGGGTAGATCCCGCACGCGGTAAGCAAGCGGCTGCATTGGTGCGAAAATATGTGAAGCATTGTGACGCTAAGGGTGTTAAAGTATATCCCCCCACAGGTTATTTCCCCTTCGAGGAAAGAATCTCTTACTTTTGGGATCTGGTGGAGGAAAACGAGCTCATCGTAGTAACTCATGCTGGGGCCTCGTGGGGGCCGCTGGACGAGAGTTATTCCCATCCGCAGCATTTCGCATCGGTGCTCGATAAGCACCCCGATATGATATTGGTGATAGCGCATCTCGGCGGCAAGTTCCGAGAGGAGACCTATGAGCTCGCTAAGCGCTATCCTAACGTCTACGCCGATATCTCAGCCTTGCAGGGCTGGCTACCATCTCAGCCCGAGGTATGCATATCGCGCCTGCAGGAGGCCGTGGCCAGAATGCCTGGACGCATAATATTCGGTTCTGATTGGCCTCTTTTCGATATGGCCTATCCATATAGCTTTTGGGTTCGCTTCCTCAAAGAGGAGCCTTGGGCAGACGAGAGCACCAAGTCCCAAGTCCTGGGAGGAACTCTGGCCAGACTGCTTCATTTATAG
- a CDS encoding Rieske 2Fe-2S domain-containing protein, translating into MTKVKVGKVSELSPGKLMGLEIEGKMLVLANVDGTYRAMDGLCSHMGAKLWEGKLIGKRVKCPKHGSEFDITTGKALKGPWLPFGRARDMKIYKVTVEGEDIFVEI; encoded by the coding sequence ATGACCAAAGTCAAGGTTGGAAAGGTGTCGGAACTATCGCCAGGGAAGTTGATGGGGCTGGAGATAGAGGGCAAGATGCTAGTGCTAGCGAACGTGGATGGAACGTACCGCGCCATGGATGGCCTTTGCTCGCATATGGGGGCAAAGCTGTGGGAGGGTAAGTTGATAGGAAAGAGGGTAAAATGCCCCAAGCACGGTTCGGAATTCGATATAACTACTGGTAAAGCCTTGAAGGGACCTTGGCTTCCATTTGGGAGGGCCCGCGATATGAAAATCTACAAGGTCACTGTGGAAGGTGAGGATATTTTCGTCGAGATCTGA
- the purF gene encoding amidophosphoribosyltransferase, which translates to MERPPNGDPTVGQKSTESRGLDLSDKPKHFCGVAGMSLSTDCVPFLRKALRVIQHRGQESAGISVFDGRIKTIRGMGLVHEVLNPRALANLRGNSGIGHVRYSTTGSSCAENCAPLTVTTLHGDISIAHNGDIVNAERLRSKLQAEGWAFLTTTDSEIIVRLIANELSQNLDPIRAIKNTMRLIDGAYSLAVQVNSRVFGVRDPYGFRPLCLGRLQDGYAIASESCVFDVLQGEFVRDVQPGEIVEITSTSFQSHSVPAMPNRAHCMFEWVYFARPDSIIEGVEVYEARKRLGQILAQEQPAEADVVVPVPDSGRAHAMGYAEVLGIPYEEGFMKNRYVERTFIMPEQVARDEGVALKLNPILSTIKGKRVVLVDDSIVRGTTMRRIVQMTRRAGAKEVHVRIGCPPVRAPCYYGIDMKTREQFAATNRTIPEIAKLITADSVGYTSIQGLVKALGIPENDLCMACLTGEYPTKIPGERTRFQRRLDVKDDM; encoded by the coding sequence ATGGAAAGACCACCAAATGGAGATCCTACAGTTGGGCAAAAATCCACTGAGTCTCGGGGTTTAGATTTGTCCGACAAGCCAAAACATTTCTGCGGCGTTGCCGGAATGTCTCTAAGCACCGATTGCGTTCCTTTCTTGAGGAAAGCCCTGCGCGTCATCCAACATCGTGGGCAAGAGAGCGCAGGCATCTCTGTATTCGATGGCCGGATAAAGACCATTCGAGGCATGGGCTTAGTACACGAAGTTCTTAACCCCCGAGCCCTTGCCAATCTGCGCGGCAATTCGGGAATAGGTCACGTGCGCTATTCTACCACGGGTTCGTCGTGCGCGGAGAATTGCGCTCCCTTGACCGTGACTACCTTGCATGGGGATATCTCCATCGCTCACAACGGAGACATCGTGAATGCGGAGAGATTGCGATCCAAGCTGCAGGCGGAGGGCTGGGCTTTTCTGACCACCACGGATTCCGAGATCATCGTAAGGCTGATCGCCAATGAACTCTCCCAGAATTTGGACCCCATCCGCGCTATCAAGAATACCATGAGGTTGATAGACGGGGCTTACTCCCTTGCCGTCCAGGTCAACTCAAGGGTCTTCGGTGTGCGTGATCCTTACGGCTTTCGCCCTCTCTGCCTCGGGCGCCTTCAGGATGGATATGCCATAGCCTCGGAGAGCTGCGTATTCGATGTCCTTCAAGGGGAATTCGTTAGAGATGTCCAACCAGGGGAGATAGTGGAGATCACATCCACCTCATTCCAATCCCATTCTGTCCCTGCCATGCCCAATCGCGCGCATTGCATGTTCGAGTGGGTCTATTTCGCCCGGCCCGATTCGATAATCGAAGGAGTGGAGGTATATGAGGCCAGGAAGAGGTTGGGGCAGATTCTGGCTCAGGAGCAGCCGGCCGAGGCCGATGTGGTGGTGCCTGTTCCCGACTCAGGGAGGGCTCATGCCATGGGCTACGCTGAGGTCTTGGGCATACCTTACGAAGAAGGATTCATGAAGAACAGGTATGTGGAGCGAACATTCATCATGCCGGAGCAAGTGGCTAGGGATGAAGGCGTGGCATTGAAGCTGAATCCCATCCTATCTACCATCAAAGGCAAACGCGTGGTATTGGTCGATGACTCCATTGTGCGCGGAACGACCATGAGGCGCATAGTTCAGATGACCAGGAGAGCGGGTGCGAAGGAAGTCCACGTGCGCATCGGCTGCCCTCCCGTGCGAGCGCCCTGCTATTATGGGATCGATATGAAGACGAGAGAGCAGTTCGCGGCTACCAATCGCACCATTCCGGAGATAGCCAAGCTGATAACCGCCGACTCCGTCGGCTACACCTCCATTCAAGGTTTGGTGAAAGCTTTAGGCATCCCTGAGAACGACCTCTGCATGGCCTGCCTCACGGGGGAATATCCTACCAAGATTCCTGGAGAGAGGACTCGCTTTCAGCGTAGGCTGGATGTTAAAGATGATATGTAA
- a CDS encoding 50S ribosomal protein L37e encodes MGKGTPAMGKMGKKKTHVPCRRCGKHSYNIRKGACASCGYGKTTKWRSYSWAKIH; translated from the coding sequence ATGGGAAAAGGCACACCCGCCATGGGAAAGATGGGGAAAAAGAAGACTCATGTCCCTTGCCGCCGTTGCGGAAAACACTCATATAACATAAGGAAGGGAGCATGCGCTTCATGTGGGTATGGAAAGACCACCAAATGGAGATCCTACAGTTGGGCAAAAATCCACTGA
- a CDS encoding LSM domain-containing protein has protein sequence MQKPLMVLNQAINSQVIVELKGNREYRGVLDGYDPHMNLVLRNAEELVNNEVKRKLNITIVRGDNVIYISP, from the coding sequence ATGCAAAAGCCTCTCATGGTATTGAACCAGGCGATCAACAGCCAGGTCATCGTAGAGCTCAAGGGCAACCGCGAGTACCGGGGAGTGCTTGACGGCTATGACCCTCACATGAACCTCGTGCTGAGGAACGCTGAGGAATTGGTTAATAACGAAGTGAAAAGAAAGCTCAACATCACCATTGTCCGCGGTGACAATGTCATCTACATCTCGCCTTAG